AAGATGTCTTCCAATAAGTTTCATTTCGACTACTGAAGGATTACCTTGTTCAAAATAGGCTTCAGAGTTCTACAGGGGCCACATGTTGGTGAAGTGTATAGTACCAATATAACTCTTGGACTCTCATGGTATAATTTTCTAAGAGCATACTGAGCGCAGGGGAAAAATCACAAGGAAAAAGATGTGAGGCAGAGATAGTGTTCGTAAATAATACGTTAAGGTTAGTATCTTAACAAACCTGTCCCTTATGCTTTGTAAGAGTGACGTCAAACTTTTCTTGGACATCGCGTTGTGTGAATTCTTTCTTGGCCTCTTCAGTTTGAGGCTGTCATATGGTAGAACGTGAAAGGGAGTAAGCCTTGTGAAGTGTGCATAAGATTTAagatatttctaaaaattttctacCTGGTGAAATTCAACAAGAAGATTGTTACTTGTGAGGTATCTCTCGGCCGATAAAGCAGCTATGCATCCTGATCCAGCAGCAGTTACAGCTTGTCTCCATTCATGGTCCTAGAGTGACAAATGGGAGAAAAGCTAACACAATTATCGAACCAGTATGACTTCACAGAGTTAATACCTACATTGAAAGATGGGTAAAAGTTCCAAAGCATAACCTGCACATCTCCTGCAGCAAATACACCTTCNNNNNNNNNNNNNNNNNNNNNNNNNNNNNNNNNNNNNNNNNNNNNNNNNNNNNNNNNNNNNNNNNNNNNNNNNNNNNNNNNNNNNNNNNNNNNNNNNNNNNNNNNNNNNNNNNNNNNNNNNNNNNNNNNNNNNNNNNNNNNNNNNNNNNNNNNNNNNNNNNNNNNNNNNNNNNNNNNNNNNNNNNNNNNNNNNNNNNNNNNNNNNNNNNNNNNNNNNNNNNNNNNNNNNNNNNNNNNNNNNNNNNNNNNNNNNNNNNNNNNNNNNNNNNNNNNNNNNNNNNNNNNNNNNNNNNNNNNNNNNNNNNNNNNNNNNNNNNNNNNNNNNNNNNNNNNNNNNNNNNNNNNNNNNNNNNNNNNNNNNNNNNNNNNNNNNNNNNNNNNNNNNNNNNNNNNNNNNNNNNNNNNNNNNNNNNNNNNNNNNNNNNNNNNNNNNNNNNNNNNNNNNNNNNNNNNNNNNNNNNNNNNNNNNNNNNNNNNNNNNNNNNNNNNNNNNNNNNNNNNNNNNNNNNNNNNNNNNNNNNNNNNNNNNNNNNNNNNNNNNNNNNNNNNNNNNNNNNNNNNNNNNNNNNNNNNNNNNNNNNNNNNNNNNNNNNNNNNNNNNNNNNNNNNNNNNNNNNNNNNNNNNNNNNNNNNNNNNNNNNNNNNNNNNNNNNNNNNNNNNNNNNNNNNNNNNNNNNNNNNNNNNNNNNNNNNNNNNNNNNNNNNNNNNNNNNNNNNTTCTACCTGGTGAAATTCAACAAGAAGATTGTTACTTGTGAGGTATCTCTCGGCTGATAAAGCAGCTATGCATCCTGATCCAGCAGCAGTTACAGCTTGTCTCCATTCATGGTCCTAGAGTGACAAATGGGAGAATAGCTAACACAATTATCGAACCAGTATGACTTCACAGAGTTAATACCTACATTGAAAGATGGGTAAAAGTTCCAAAGCATAACCTGCACATCTCCTGCAGCAAATACACCTTCAACTGATGTATTTGATGTTCCTTCCCGAACTAACACGTACCCCGAGCTATCGAGTTCGACTTGGCCTTCCAATAACTGACTGTTTGGTGAATGTCCTATTCCATAAAACAATCCTTTTGCCTCCAGCTCGGTTTCTTCACCCGTATCAAGTCTTCTGAGTAGAATGCCAGACATCTGTCCCTTTGTATTGCTCAATACGTCCACGGTTTCCGTGTTGTAATGAACTGTGATGTTTGGATTGTTGATCACTCTGAAACATTCGCCATAACCAACCTGTTAAAAAAACACTCAGGGTGTTGAAAAGACTCAACTTACGTTGTGGTCATTAGTCTATAATTCCAAAAGCCAACAAAGGGGATAAACACTATACTGGTTGGTCTCATATCCAAAGAAGTCAAATACATGCAACAGAGAAGACTCAATATAGATATAAAAGTTCTGCCGCAGACTATTCTGATTTGATTTCTTAACTCTAAAGCCTGACAATACACATTTTCTTGATTCAGACATAACACTTTTCAATTGTTTTTCATCAGAAGTCAAAGAAGAGGAGTAGAGCATATATATAAACCCAGAAGCTATTGACAATATAAGAAACTGTAAAAACTCACCTATCTTGCATAGCCTTGGAGGCTCTCAACTGGTCTCTACGAACTAGCAAATGAACATGACGAGCATATTTTGTGAGGTACAAAGCTTCCTCTGTGGCCGTATCTCCTCCTCCAACCACGGCAAGTACTTGGCCCTTAAACAAAGGCGAAGCTCCATCACAGATTGCACAAGCACTTATCCCCCTACTCCAGAATTCTTCCTCTCGAGGTAGCCTCAGCCTCTTTGCTGTAGCTCCAGTGGCATAAATAATACTATGGCACTTGACCTATAAAAATTAAACCCAAATGGGCAACACCGGATGAGAGCTCAAGCCAACAAAAAACCATTCACCATAGTGGCCGCCAGTTCTAAAAGACTATCGAATAGTAAGAGTGTATGTTCATCAAAGCAATAAAAGCATCTGACACTACATTTAAATGCAACACCAAACCAGCAATCTCCAGCTAATTGGAATCGAAAAAAAAGAGTGATAAACCAAGAAAGATAATCACCTTACGTTCACTACTTTGGACAGTAAAAGGAGCCGTTTTGACACTAAGATATTCAACATCTTCGGGATACAACTCTGCTCCCCACCGCTCAGCT
The sequence above is drawn from the Camelina sativa cultivar DH55 chromosome 4, Cs, whole genome shotgun sequence genome and encodes:
- the LOC104782658 gene encoding NADPH-dependent thioredoxin reductase 3, with the translated sequence MAASPKIGIGIASVSSTHRVSAASSALSPPSHLFVLTTTRRGSSFLLRQQPNRTRSSDSLRLRVSATSSPSSSGEIIENVVIIGSGPAGYTAAIYAARANLKPVVFEGYQMGGVPGGQLMTTTEVENFPGFPDGITGPDLMERMRKQAERWGAELYPEDVEYLSVKTAPFTVQSSERKVKCHSIIYATGATAKRLRLPREEEFWSRGISACAICDGASPLFKGQVLAVVGGGDTATEEALYLTKYARHVHLLVRRDQLRASKAMQDRVINNPNITVHYNTETVDVLSNTKGQMSGILLRRLDTGEETELEAKGLFYGIGHSPNSQLLEGQVELDSSGYVLVREGTSNTSVEGVFAAGDVQDHEWRQAVTAAGSGCIAALSAERYLTSNNLLVEFHQPQTEEAKKEFTQRDVQEKFDVTLTKHKGQYALRKLYHESPRVILVLYTSPTCGPCRTLKPILNKVVDEYHSEVHFVEIDIEEDQEIAEAAGIMGTPCVQFFKNKEMLRTISGVKMKKEYREFIEANK